In the Spirochaetia bacterium 38H-sp genome, TTGTGCCAGACTTGGATTGGATTGTACCGTATATATGGGTGAAGTGGATATGGCCAGACAAAGACCCAATGTATATCTCATGGAGATGTTTGGGGCTCAGGTAGTTCCTGTTTCTAGTGGCTCCAGAACTCTAAAAGATGCAGTAAATGAAGCCCTCAGAGACTGGGCATCTTCCTGGGATACTACTCATTATCTGATAGGTTCGGCACTTGGGCCTTCTCCGTTTCCGGATATGGTGAGGGAGTTTCAATCTGTGATTGGAAAAGAGCTAGTAAAACAGATAGAAGAAAATGTCAAGGAAGATGTAGAAGCGCTTGTTGCCTGTGTAGGTGGGGGGTCAAATTCCATAGGTTTTTTTGCGCCTTTTATAGAACAAGAAAGGCCTGCGCTTGTAGGAGTGGAGGCAGGAGGAAGAGGGTTGGGCAATGGAGAACATGCTGCCAGAATGACGGGCTGCGGAGTAGAAGGGATTGTTCAGGGATATAAGAGCATGTTTTTGCTTGATTCTGACGGGCAGGTCTTACCTACTCATTCCATATCAGCTGGACTTGATTATCCGGGAATAGGTCCCCAGCTTGCACATCTCGGAGAAACAGGACGTGTGATTTTTACACGAGCAACAGACAAAGAGGCCTTGGAGGCTCTCCGGTTTTTTGCTCGCCATGAGGGTGTGATTTTTGCTTTGGAATCCGCTCATGCAGGAGCTGCTGCAATAAAGCTTGCAAAAGAAGGTAGTCCGGATAAGGCAATAATAGTCAATATGTCAGGGAGAGGGGATAAAGATATCTTTATAACAGCAAAGATAATAGATGGAAACAGATGGAGAGATTTTTTACTTTCGGAGGCCGGTGATGCATAAAAAAAGAATAATGGCACATATGATACCTTATTATCCGTCACCGGAAGCTTCTTATGATGTTGTACGTGGCCTTGTGGATGGTGGAGCATGGGCTCTGGAAGTGCAGTTCCCTTTTTCTGATCCCACTGCGGATGGACCGGCCATCCAGGGGGCGTGCACTACAGCGTTGGAAAACGGATTTACTGTTGATAAAGGAATAGATTTTATCAAGAAAATAAGAAAGGATTATCCAAAACTGCCAGTCTTTGTTATGAGCTATGCCAGTATACCTTACAGAGTGGGAATTCCTCGTTTTGTTTCTATCATGGCGGAACTGGGGATAAATGGGCTTATTATACCGGATTTACCTCCTGACTATGATGAAGGGTTTTATGAAGAATGTATTACAAGGGATTTGCAGCCTGTTCCTGTTGTTATTCCTGATATGACAGAAGAAAGGCTTTCTCTTATTACTGATAAAGCAGGGGAGTATATATATGCTGCTCTAAGAAAAGGAATAACGGGACAGCATACTGAATTGGGAGAAGACAACATTGGTTTGTTATCAGTATTAAAAAATAGAGGTTATAAGACACTTGCCGGTTTTGGTATTGATAGCCCGGAGCAGGTGGCAAAGCTATCACGCCATGCTTATGCAATTGTTGCGGGCTCTGTTTTTGTAAGGATATGCAAAGAAAACCGAGATGATATCTATGGTTCTGTAAAGAAAAAGGTAGAGTATTTGCTTTTATAAATATGTATATGGACTTTATATGTAATTTTTATAATATTTAATTATGAGTATTTTTTACGGAGGATTTATGGCAATAAACATAACTGCTGCAGATTTTAAAAAAGAAGTTATAGAATCCGATATCCCGGTTCTTGTGGACTTCTGGGCCGAGTGGTGTGCTCCATGTAAGATGGTTGCTCCTGTTCTAGAAGAACTTTCCAATGCATATTCAGGCAAGCTTAAGGTTGTAAAGGTAAATGTGGACGAAGAACCCGATCTTGCTGGTAACTATGGAGTTGTAAGTATCCCTACAATACTTTTATTTAAAAATGGAGAAGTTGTAAAACAGCATATAGGAGCGGCTCCTCTATCTGTTTTTGAACAGCTTGTTCAGTCTTATATTTAGATTTAATAGACTTCATCGCTGTTTACAGAACCAAAACTAGACTGTGATGTAGGAACAATATGCCAGTCTAGTTTGCTGTTTGTATCAACAGGGACTGATGCTCTGTTTATTGAGCGGGTGGATGTGGAAGGATCCGGGTCAATGCAAAACTCGGGTAGCAATATTTCTTCGGTACTTTCCCATCCACCAAGCTTAAATATCTCTTGTGCTCTGTCAAAGATCTTCTTTGTTCCAAACCCTTGATATCTGGATGATGTTCCAGTACTGTATACTACTGCATCCAGGAGTTCTCCACCTACTCGTGTATAGAGGCTTATGACTCCGTTGTTGCCTGATAAGCCTTTACCTCCGGACAGCCAAAAATCCCATCCACCGGAACTTGCATCCTTGCCACCCGATACATCTGGTGCGGTTGTTTCGTTCTTTTCTTCTGTCGTACCATCCGGCTTTGTATGCAGTACTACAAAGCTACCTGCTTCAAGATAAAGGGAAGGGAAGATAAAGCGCTGATCCCAGTCAGAATCTGTTCCCTCGTATAACACTATGCCCCCTATGTTTCCAGCACTTAGCAGGAAAAGCTCCACGCAATCCGGATGTGAGGAAGAGCCTTGGGTTGTAAACTCATTAATAAGGATATGTGGAATATTAGGATTAAAGCCGTAAAAAAACAGCAAAAAACTAAGGTGGTTTCCACTCTTATCCGTTATCTCGCCGTCAACAGAAAGCCTTTTTCCCGGCTCAACTTTGCCGTCAAGTTGAAACTCCAGCTTTGAATCTGTTATAGTTATATTTTTTATGGAAAAGCCGTCATTACACATAAGATTTTCTTTGTTTGCAATAACGGGTTCTGAGAAAAGTATGTATCCTGTATTTTCCCCGGACATAGCATAGTCTGCAATTGTAGGCGGAATCATATCAGAGTCATTCGGTATTATTGGAGATTGTTCCGAGCAATTGTTAAAGAAAAAAAATAGGGATATAATAATAAGGGTTTGAAACTTTTTCATTACCTAAGATATACTGATAAATAAGATAATTTGCTTTAAAAATTATTTGTAGTTTAGGAGAATTTATGTCAAATCCCCTTTTGGAAAAATATGGAAAGATATTTCCTGCAGGTACGATTATATTCAGAGAAGGAGATTCCGGTGATAACATGTTTATCATTCAGCAGGGAAAGGTGAAAATATCAAAAAACATAAGTGGTAAAGAACATACTCTGGCTGTTCTTGATAAAGGGGATTTTTTTGGTGAGATGGCTATTGTTATACGTGCCCCTAGGAGTGCAACGGCCATGGCGATGACAGATGTGCTTGTTCTTTCTTTTACCCGCGAGGGTTTTCAGAGCATGGTTGAGAAAAACTCCAAGATAGCACTTACAATAATTGACAGATTATGCAGAAGACTTCAGCAGACCAATATGCAGCTTCAGCATCTTGTTAAAAATAATCTCAAGAGTCTTATAATGCTGGATCTTTATTTTGCTTTTAAAGGTTCTGATGGTATTCTCAAGTCTATTCCCTACAAAAGTACTGTCAATGAGATCGCACTCAATAAAGAAGTGGATACGGAAGAAGTAGTTAATATAATAAAAGAATTTATGGAGGAAGGACTTTTTTCCATAGAGGGGGATGAACTCCTTCTTCTTGATTTTAAAAAGCTTGCTTCCATTGTTGACAATCAGAATATAAAATAAAGGAGTCTTTAATAATGTGTGGAATAATCGGATATTGCGGTCCAAAGCCTACTGCCAAAGTCCTATTGGAAGGACTAAGAAGGCTGGAGTACAGAGGCTATGATTCTGCTGGGATTGCTACCATAAAAGATGCGGAACTCACTGTGATAAAGAAAACAGGCAAGATAAATGATCTTGCATCTGTTGTCCCTGCTTCTCTTGACGGGCAATATGGTATAGGCCATACAAGATGGGCAACACATGGTGCTGTAAACGATGTAAACGCCCATCCTCACGTATCTCAAAATGGTAAGATTGCAATAGTACACAACGGTATAATAGAAAACTTTGCATCGCTTAAGGAAACTCTGGAAGAAAGGGGCTACAGGTTTGTATCCGATACAGATACGGAAGTTCTCGCTCACTTGGTAGAAGACTTTTATGAGGGGGATTTGGAAGAAGCTGTAAAACGGGCACTCTCTCTTGTAAAGGGTACTTATGGTCTTTTGTGTATATGTACAGAAGAGCCTAATAC is a window encoding:
- the trpA gene encoding tryptophan synthase subunit alpha: MHKKRIMAHMIPYYPSPEASYDVVRGLVDGGAWALEVQFPFSDPTADGPAIQGACTTALENGFTVDKGIDFIKKIRKDYPKLPVFVMSYASIPYRVGIPRFVSIMAELGINGLIIPDLPPDYDEGFYEECITRDLQPVPVVIPDMTEERLSLITDKAGEYIYAALRKGITGQHTELGEDNIGLLSVLKNRGYKTLAGFGIDSPEQVAKLSRHAYAIVAGSVFVRICKENRDDIYGSVKKKVEYLLL
- the trxA gene encoding thioredoxin; translation: MAINITAADFKKEVIESDIPVLVDFWAEWCAPCKMVAPVLEELSNAYSGKLKVVKVNVDEEPDLAGNYGVVSIPTILLFKNGEVVKQHIGAAPLSVFEQLVQSYI
- the trpB gene encoding tryptophan synthase subunit beta; the encoded protein is MQLYNDFFGRFGGRYVAEVLRKPLDELEQSFIAAMSNEGFLSELEYLQKTYIGRPTPLMFAENASNILGGSKIYIKMEGLANTGAHKINNALGQALLAKKMGKSRIIAETGAGQHGVATASVCARLGLDCTVYMGEVDMARQRPNVYLMEMFGAQVVPVSSGSRTLKDAVNEALRDWASSWDTTHYLIGSALGPSPFPDMVREFQSVIGKELVKQIEENVKEDVEALVACVGGGSNSIGFFAPFIEQERPALVGVEAGGRGLGNGEHAARMTGCGVEGIVQGYKSMFLLDSDGQVLPTHSISAGLDYPGIGPQLAHLGETGRVIFTRATDKEALEALRFFARHEGVIFALESAHAGAAAIKLAKEGSPDKAIIVNMSGRGDKDIFITAKIIDGNRWRDFLLSEAGDA
- a CDS encoding cyclic nucleotide-binding domain-containing protein; its protein translation is MSNPLLEKYGKIFPAGTIIFREGDSGDNMFIIQQGKVKISKNISGKEHTLAVLDKGDFFGEMAIVIRAPRSATAMAMTDVLVLSFTREGFQSMVEKNSKIALTIIDRLCRRLQQTNMQLQHLVKNNLKSLIMLDLYFAFKGSDGILKSIPYKSTVNEIALNKEVDTEEVVNIIKEFMEEGLFSIEGDELLLLDFKKLASIVDNQNIK